A stretch of Mus musculus strain C57BL/6J chromosome 19, GRCm38.p6 C57BL/6J DNA encodes these proteins:
- the D030056L22Rik gene encoding uncharacterized protein C9orf40 homolog isoform 2 (isoform 2 is encoded by transcript variant 2) → MAKRRAAEPLTFRVPWKRLLLSDFPEEPPLWVPPSGTARPLKRQGDAGIMAEPASAPRKRRGGGDDRQELQGCSREPGEPPPGEQEEPRAAGGGDRVESAGSPQVADGVHSQPEEFWQYNTFQYWRNPLPPLDLAALEDVSANSLTETLEDKNEGVEIDMES, encoded by the exons ATGGCCAAGCGGCGTGCGGCTGAGCCGCTCACGTTCCGCGTGCCTTGGAAGCGGCTCCTGCTCAGCGACTTCCCCGAGGAGCCGCCGCTCTGGGTCCCGCCGTCTGGGACGGCTCGGCCCCTCAAGCGCCAGGGGGACGCGGGGATCATGGCGGAGCCTGCGTCTGCGCCCCGCAAGCGACGCGGCGGCGGGGACGACAGACAGGAGCTGCAGGGCTGTAGCCGGGAGCCCGGAGAGCCACCTCCTGGCGAGCAGGAGGAACCCCGGGCCGCGGGCGGCGGCGACAGAGTAGAAAGCGCGGGCAGCCCGCAGGTAGCCGACGGGGTGCACAGCCAG CCTGAAGAGTTTTGGCAGTATAATACATTCCAGTATTGGAGGAACCCTCTGCCACCTCTTGATCTGGCAGCTCTTGAAGATGTGAGTGCAAACAGCCTGACAGAGACACTTGAGGACAAGAATGAAGGAGTTGAGATTGACATGGAGTCCTGA
- the D030056L22Rik gene encoding uncharacterized protein C9orf40 homolog isoform 1 (isoform 1 is encoded by transcript variant 1): MAKRRAAEPLTFRVPWKRLLLSDFPEEPPLWVPPSGTARPLKRQGDAGIMAEPASAPRKRRGGGDDRQELQGCSREPGEPPPGEQEEPRAAGGGDRVESAGSPQVADGVHSQQPEEFWQYNTFQYWRNPLPPLDLAALEDVSANSLTETLEDKNEGVEIDMES; encoded by the exons ATGGCCAAGCGGCGTGCGGCTGAGCCGCTCACGTTCCGCGTGCCTTGGAAGCGGCTCCTGCTCAGCGACTTCCCCGAGGAGCCGCCGCTCTGGGTCCCGCCGTCTGGGACGGCTCGGCCCCTCAAGCGCCAGGGGGACGCGGGGATCATGGCGGAGCCTGCGTCTGCGCCCCGCAAGCGACGCGGCGGCGGGGACGACAGACAGGAGCTGCAGGGCTGTAGCCGGGAGCCCGGAGAGCCACCTCCTGGCGAGCAGGAGGAACCCCGGGCCGCGGGCGGCGGCGACAGAGTAGAAAGCGCGGGCAGCCCGCAGGTAGCCGACGGGGTGCACAGCCAG CAGCCTGAAGAGTTTTGGCAGTATAATACATTCCAGTATTGGAGGAACCCTCTGCCACCTCTTGATCTGGCAGCTCTTGAAGATGTGAGTGCAAACAGCCTGACAGAGACACTTGAGGACAAGAATGAAGGAGTTGAGATTGACATGGAGTCCTGA